The Rhodothermus profundi genome segment CCCCACAATGTGGACTTTCACGCTGTTTACGGACCCGGAGGCGGGGCCGCGCATACGCTTGTAGCGCCAGGCCAGTCGAAAACCATCCGTTTCCGCTGCCTGTATCCAGGGGCGTATGTGTACCATTGCGCGGTGCCCGATCTGGACTACCACATCTCCAGTGGCATGTTCGGGATGATTCTGGTCGAGCCACCTGAGGGGCTACCGCCGGTAGACCGGGAGTACTATCTGGGGCAGCACGAGCTCTACACGGATAAGCAGCCCGGGGAGCCCGGACACCACAACTTTGATTTTGATAAGCTCTTTGCCGAGAAGCCTACCTATGTGCTGTTCAATGGGGCTAAGTATGGATTGACGGCCGAGCGTTATGGTGCCCTGAAGGCCAAGGTGGGCGAGACGGTACGCATCTTCCTGGCGGTGGGAGGCCCCAACGTGACCAGCAACTTCCATCCGATTGGGAACGTGCTCTCCTACGTCTGGCGGGAAGGAGCTATTCTGAGCAACCCGGAGCGTAATGCACAGACAGTTGCGGTGCCGCCCGGGAGTTGTGGCATCTTCCATATGCGGCTGCCAGTGCCCGGTCCGGTTAAGCTGGTCGATCATGCCCTCACGCGCGTGGCCCGTAAAGGGCTGCTGGCCGTGCTGGAGGTCGAAGGGCCCGAGCAGCCAGACATCTACAATCCGAATCCTGCATAAGTCCTAAATAACGGAGCGCACAGCCATGATGACGCGAATGATTCTATTGCTGGGCCTGCTGGTAGCAGGTGGGGTGCAGGCAGAGCCTGTCAAGAAGGTTGTTATTGAGCCAGTAGGCGATGAGCTCAAGTTCAAGCAGACAACCTTCACCGTGGCACCGGGTCAAACCGTGCAGCTCATTTTCAAAAACACAGCGAGCGTCATGCCGCATAACGTGGTGGTGCTGAACACCGACAGTCCAACCGTAGTGAATCGGGTTGGCACGGCGGCCCTTACAGATCCAGACTATGTGCCTGATGATCCAGCCATTCTAGCCTTTACGAAGGTGGCCCAACCGGGCCAGACCGTAGAGGTAACGTTTAAGGCGCCAGACAGGCCCGGCCGCTATCGTTACATCTGCACGTTTCCCGGGCACTACACCCTGATGCAGGGAACGATGGTCGTCTCCGGCAAGGCGACCAGTTGATGGGGGAGGTTAAGCCTGCATCGCCAGGCAGGGGCGGATGCCATGGCATCCGCCCCTTTTTATATAGGGATGAACCAGGCAGCTCAGCTGGTGGTTAGCAGCGTTTTCAGCGTACGAGCGTTCAGGACAGCGTGGCCGTCGATGTCATTATTGAAGTACACGTACACGTCGCGGCCTTCAGCCAGCCAGTCGTGGATGCGGTGGGCCCACTGTTGGAGCGTTGCCTCCTCATAGCTGCCTGCATAACGTCCGCTGGTGCCATGGAACCGAACGTAGACAGCAGGACCAGTGGTCCACAAGGGTACCTGAAGGCGCGACCAGTCGTGCAGGCAAAAAATCAGCCCCTGCTGAGCCAGAAACGCCTGTACGGATTCGGTGAACCAGCTTCGATGGCGAAATTCGAAGACATGCAGATAGCCGGGTGGTAACAGGGCTGTGAAGGCCTCCAGACGCTCCAGATCGGCATGCAGACCGGGAGGAAGCTGGTAAAGAATAGGGCCCAGATGCTCCTGAAGCGGCTCGATGGCCTGAAAAAAAGTCTGAAGCGCCTCGGCGCAGTCGCGCAGGCGACGCTGGTGCGTAATGAGGCGACTGACTTTTACCGCAAAGCGAAAGCCTGAGGGCGCTTGATCATGCCAGCGTTGCACGGTAGTAGGGCGTGGGAGGTGATAGAACGTGCTGTTGAGTTCGACGGTATCGAAAATTTGCGCGTAGTACCCCAGCCACTGACGGGAAGGCACCTCTTCCGGATAGAACACGCCCCGCCAGTGGCGGTAGGCCCATCCTGAAGTGCCAATCCAGGCGCGTCCCCTCATGCAAAATCGGCAGCTTGTTCGGAACCGCCTATAAAACCGGCCGTTGCAAGCCTGTGTTCACGGTATTGTTTCACTGACCGGTGCCCTCTCGTTGGCTGCACGGCATTTCTGCCTGACAGAGCGAAGGACTTCCGGTCCCAGTACACAGGTTTGTTATGTCTCAGGGTACCGTCAAATGGTTCAGCGCCGAGAAAGGCTACGGCTTTATTGAGCAGGACGGTGGGGGCGAAGATGTCTTTGTACATCGGACGGCCGTAGCCGGGCTGGGCTATGGCGAAGAGCTGCGTAAAGGGGAGCGGCTGAGCTTTGAGATTCGCCGCACGCCCAAAGGACTCCAGGCCGTCAACGTGCAACGGCTGGACAGGTAAACACCCGCGCAGACGACAAGGCCCGGCGTCACGCTGGGGCGCCGGGCCTTTGTACAACGCCTATCGATTCGGGCGGGAAGACCAGTGGATGGCACCTATGCGCCAACCATCAGGGGTGCGGTGGAGTACCAGCAGCTCCGCACTGGACAGGTCATATGACCGCTCCCGAAACGTACCCTGCAGGCGAGACACGGTGCTCACGTAGGCCAGCTCACCCGCTACCCGCACCTGTTGCCAGACAATGCTGCGTCGCATGGCCTGCAGGAAGGCCACGTCTCGACCATAATGATGACCTAAGTATTCGGCTTTGGACTCGCGGCGCCCCCCTTCTAAGATGATCACCTCCTCCAGGAGCAACTGCGCCACAGTGGCACGGTCGCCCTGAGCAAGCGCTTCATGAAAGCGCGCGACGGTCTGCTGAACCGCAGCCGTGTCGGAAGGCACCGGGGCCAACCATAACCCTATCAGGAGCCAGCTAAGACCCAGCATAAGCGATAACCCGTTCGTGTGAGAAAAAGTCTCTAGATTATACACACTAAACCTGTACAAAGGAAAGATAATGGGAATGGCTTCCGAACGTGTCCGAAAACGGTATGTTCATGCCCTGCGATTCCAATGGCTGACCCCCGCCTACGATACGATTATAAAGACGACTACCCGCGAGCAACGCTTCAAGCAGGCATTAATTTCGCAGGCTCAGCTGGGGGCAGGCCATCAGGTTCTGGATGTGGGGTGTGGAACCGGCACTTTGGCTATCTGGATTAAGCAGCGGCATCCGGATGTCTCCGTAACCGGTATCGACGGAGAGCCGGCAATTCTTGCCATTGCGCGTCAAAAAGCGCAAAAAGCTGGCGTCTCGGTTGTTTTTAAGCAGGCCCTTGCTTATTCGCTTCCCTTTCCAGATCACTGTTTTGATCGCGTTTTTTCAAGTCTGCTGTTGCACCACATGGTCTGGGAGGACAAGGTGCGTACGGCCCGTGAAGTTTTTCGGGTACTGAAGCCGGGAGGGACGTGGCATGTCGCAGACTGGGGAGCACCAGCGCACAGGATCATGCGGCTGCTGTTTTTTTCCATTCAACTGCTGGATGGATTCGAGCAGACACGAGACCATGTGACCGGTCGGCTTCCCGAACTGTTCGCACGTGCTGGTTTTCAGGAAGTGCAGGTGGGGCCTTCGTTTTCTACCCTCTATGGTACCCTGACCCTTTACCAGGGACGCCGACCCCTTGCGTAACACGCGAGGTTCAAAAAGCGGCCGTCAGGTATGGTGGAACGCACTGCTGGAGCGAAGCATGATCCACATGTTTGCCATGTCGGCACCAGAGGCAGGTGCATTCTGTCTCGCGGCATGCTTGCTCCCGCAGCGTTGGAAAAAGACGGTGCCGGGCTACCCGGTACAGCCGCTGTTTGAATTTCGAAGGTTGGTATTGGCGACGCAGCTCCTGCAGCACATCGGACTGGCTGAGGTGCTGCAGCATCCAACGGTAACCGTGGTTGCCTAATTGGTTATAGAGCAATCGGTTGACCAGGGAGGTTTGCAGCCAGGGCACAAGGTACTGCCGGCACCACGCATTGTAGTCAGCTTGTTCCAGAATAGCCCGCGCAGCCAGGTAGCCAGACCAGAGGGCATAGCGGAGCCCGAATCCCCAGAGGGCATCTTGAAAGCCTGCCCGTTCGCCTACAAAGTAGACGCGGTTGCCGCGGGTCCAGGTGTCGCGTACGGCGAAATTGACATATCCGCCAAAGACGCGCGGATTACGGACAGGCATGCGCACGACGCGGCTGACCGTCTCCAGGGTGCGTTCGAAGTACACGCGTGCCAGCGGAAAGTCGTCGAACAGGCAGGTTGCCAGTGTAGCTCGTCCCCGATGCACCAGCAGATACGCGTATCCCCGGGGCGCGATGCGGTCGTCCAGAAAGCCGTAGCAGGCGTCCGGATGGTCGGTTTCAAAGACCAGTCCCCGGGCGATGGCGTCTGCAGCGTAGGGACCGGTAGCTACGATGACAGGGCCTCCGGTAATTCGTTCTACGCGCTGGCGAAAGTGGAGCGCAGCGCCTGCCTCCAGGGCCTGCTGCTTTAAGCCCTGGTCCAACGATCCGGGATGGGGCCCTCGCGTGATCAGGTAAAACCAGGGGCGTTGGGTTCGGATCGGAAAGCCCTCCAGCGAAGGATCATAAAAAACGCCTTCGGTGTACGGCACGCACTGAAAATTCGTTTCAAGGCCCAGAGCTGCCAGAAAGTCGAGCACATCCTCGTCAGTGGACCAGTTCTCCAGTCCCTGAAAGTCGCCGTGAAAGCGGGCGCCCACATCCGGGGCCTGTTCAAAGACGTCGACCTTTACGCCGGCGCGGGCCAGCGTTATCGCGGCAGTCAGGCCGGCAGGACCTGCGCCAATCACCTGTACGTCGGCTCGGGTATTCATGCGTTTGCTCCCTGTTCGATAAGCTGAATCGTTCCTTTCAGGCGTCCTCGCATGCAGGAGAACGTGTACGTACCGGCGGCGGTAGGGGGTAGCTCGATGCGGGTTGCCGAGGTCTCTTCCAGCAAGACCTTCCGTCCCCAGGACAGCAGGTGCAGCCGGCGGGCGCACAAGGGTGCGTCCGGATCCCGATGGAAGACGAGCCGGAGGGGATGGTGGGCAAGCGCCTGGATCCGTCGTGGCCGGAACCCGTCTGGCCCTACCTGAATGTGGGCTTCCTGAAAGCCGTCAGGTCCGGGGTGAAGGCGCATGCGGCGTCCGGGCCAGGGACCCAGTAGCAGAGCCAGGGTCAGCATCCCGCCCAGGCCAACGAGAAGCAGCGCAAGCATGGCGTCTGGTCGTTGTCGGTCCGTATCCATAAAGAAAGACGCCCGCCGGGCGTCTTTCTTACAGAAGCCCTCTGGTGAAGCCGCGTTATTTTTCCACTTTCAGGAAGCGGGCATTGATCGAGACAATCACTGTGCTGGCCGACATAAACACAGCCGCTACGGCCGGTCCGAGCAACAGGCCCAGCTTATAGAGCACGCCGGCTGCCAGCGGAATAGCAATGATGTTGTAGCCGGCTGCCCACCAGAGATTTTGTACCATTTTGCGGTAGGTGGCGCGGCTTAGCCGGAGGATTGAGACTACGTCACGGGGATCGTTGCGGACCAGCACGATGTCGGCGGTCTCGATGGCCACGTCGGTACCTGCGCCGATCGCAATCCCTACGTCAGCCTGTGCCAGGGCAGGCGCATCGTTAATGCCATCCCCGACCATCGCCACGCGCAGGCCGCGCTGCTGCACTTCCCTGACTTTGGCGGCTTTCTGATCGGGAAGCACCTCAGCGAAGTAGTCGTCCAGGCCAATTTCACGGGCAACCCAGGCGGCCACGCGGCGGTTGTCGCCCGTGAGCATCAGAACCTGCAGGCCCATCTGTTTGAGCTGGCGGACCGCCTCTCTGGATTCTGGCCGGATGACGTCGGCCAGCGCAATGGCGCCCGCAACCTGGCCGTCGCGCACGACAAACACAACGGTTTTGCCCTGTTCGGCCAGGGCATCGACCCGGGGGTCCTGGACGGCCAGCCCATGCTCGCGCAGGTAGCCCGGGCTAACAACCAGCACTTCCTGACCGTTAACGCGGGCGCGCGCCCCTTTCCCGGGAATGGCCTGAAAGTCGTCCGCTGCAAGCGGCTGCTCCACCGCTTCGACAATCCCACGGGCAATCGGATGTTCGGAATGCTGCTCTACCGCTGCCGCCAGGCGAAGCAGTTCTTCTTCGGAAAGACTATCCTGGAAAACCAGCGTGTCGGTAACGCCAAAACGTCCTTCGGTCAGGGTCCCGGTCTTGTCAAAAATGACCGCTTGCAAATTGCGTGCGTTTTCAAAGGCGGTGCGGTCACGAATGAGCAAGCCGTTCTGGGCAGACAGGGCGGTGGAGACCGCCACTACCAGGGGAACGGCCAGACCCAGCGCATGCGGGCAGGCAATTACCATGACCGTTACCATCCGTTCCAGGGCAAAGTCGAAGGGCTGCCCTATCAGCAGGGTCCAGACGGCCAGCGTCAGGCCGCCTCCACCTAGCGCCACAATGGTCAACCAGCGGGCGGCTCGGTTGGCCAGGTCCTGCGTGCGTGATTTGGCTTCTTGCGCCTGGCGCACGAGCTCAATTACCTGGGATAGGTAGCTCTCAGCGCCGGTCTTCTGCACTTCAATGGTCAGCGATCCTTCGCCGTTGATGGCACCGCCAATGACGGTATCGCCAACCTTCTTTTCCACAGGAGCTGATTCTCCGGTCAGCAGGGCCTCGTTGACGGTCGTGTGCCCTTCGACAATCACGCCGTCGGCCGGGATTTTTTCGCCGGGGCGTACCAGCACCCGGTCGCCTGGATGCAGTTGATCAAGCGGGACGTCCTGGATCGTTCCGTCAGGCAGCACCTTGTGCGCTTCGGAAGGCATCAGGCGCGCCAGCTCTTCCAGGGCACGGGAGGCGCCCAGCACCGAGCGCATTTCGATCCAGTGTCCCAGCAGCATCACATCGATCAGGGTGGCCAGCTCCCAGAAAAAGATCTTGCCAGCCAGTCCAAACACGACGGCGCTGGAATAGAGATAAGCGGTCGCAATGGCGATCGCAATGAGCGTCATCATGCCCGGATTGCGCTGGCGCAGCTCGTCAAACAGCCCTTTCAGAAAGGGCCATCCACCGTAGAAGAACACGACGGATGACAGCGCCCAGAGTACCAGCAGGTCGCCCGGAAAACGCAGGGCGTCGCCCAGCCCCAGAAACGACTGGATCATGGGCGAAAGCGCCAGGATAGGAATAGTCAGCACCAGCGAGATCCAGAAGCGGCGCCGGAAGTCTTCTACCATGTGCGCGTGATGCGCGTGGTGGTCGTGATGGGCATGATGGTCAGGGTGGGCATGCGCGTGGTGGGCTGCTGCAGGCGTCGCCTTGTGGGCGGTGTGGTGGGCATGATGATCGGGCGTGTGGCCTTTATGCGTATGATGCGCGTGTTCCGTATGGGAACGATCCGGGGTAGTCATGGCCATTGCGGGTTGGGTTTTTAGCAGGCACAGTCAAAGTAACTATGATCCAGACAGAAAGTACAGGCGGCCTCCAGACGCCGTCGGAGTTGGCGACGCGCTCGGTGAAGCCGCACGTGCAGGTTGTTTGGCGTAATGCCCAGTTCCTGGGCTACCTCTTTCGGTCGTTTCCCATTTAAGTCGATTGCCTCAATCAGATGGCGGTAGGCCGGTCGAAGCGTTGGCAACAGTTCCTGAAAACAGCGACAGATCATCTGGCGGTCTTCAGGCGACAGCGATGCCTCTTCGGCAGCCTCTGCGTAGCGTCGATACGCCTGCTGTTCACGTCGATGTTTGCGGTACGTGTCGGCAATAGCTCGCTGGACAATGCGATAGAACCAGGGAATCAGCTTCTCCCGACTCCGCAGATTGGGGGCTGCCTGGAGAGCTTTCAGCAGGCTGTCCTGCAGGATGTCTTCCGCTAAATGCGGGTCATGGACTTTGTACTGGATATAGGTTAGCAATTGCTGGCCTCCGCGGGCGAGCAACGTTTCGAGTTCAGGATATTGAATCTTACGGGTAAGCATGGCTAGGCTCGGGGATGGTGAACAGGGGTTGGACGATAACGCCGGCCCGGGCGTGGCACAAAAGCGGGAATCTGGGCAAGGTAAGCGGCATAGGCAGGGCCAAATCGGGCGCGCAACTGCTGTTCTTCGCGGCGGGCCAGTCCGACATACAGGCTGACCAGTACGGGAAAGAGCACCAGCGTGATCAGGGTAGGCCACTGAATCAGAAAGCCGATCAAGACCAGGATAAACCCTGCGTATTGCGGATGTCGGATGCGGGCGTACGGGCCGGTAACAGCCAGCGTGCCGTTGCGCTGCGCCTGGTAGAGCACCTTCCAGGCGGCAGCCACAAGCCAGAGTCCACTTCCAATTAATCCATAGCTCAGCAGATGAAGCAGTCCCAGATGGGAGGCTCCTTCAAGCCCCAGCAGAACTTGCCAGAGGTGGCCGTTTTCATGGGCAAACAGATCCAGTTGGGGATAGCGCGTTCCTAACCATCCGTAGAGTAAATACAGCGTCAGCGGGACGCCATACATTTCGGTGAACAGGGCCACAATGAAGGCCGAAAAGACACCGAAAGCTCGCCAGTCAGCCCGCCGCTGTGGCCGGGCAAACCAGAAGGCGAATCCAATAAACAGCAAAGACGCAAGAATTACTAAAGGCCATAGGCCATAGTCATAGCGTTCCATGGCGGATGCCGGTTGGTGCGGTCATGTGTTTTCATGAGGATAGACGTCGGGTTGATTAAATCCTTACACTTAGTGAACGGGCTGGACGGTCAGGGTGCGCAGGCGGATCGTACCGGATCCCCGGAGATAAAGACCCGCTGGACCAGGTCGGGCGGCTGAACCATGGCCATGCACCCGCATTTGCCCATTTACATAACCGCGAAAGTGGGTGCCGTAGGCGATGGCCCGCACCTCAAGCCAGCCCGTTTCAGGTAGCGGTGCTTCGTCGAAGAGACGCTCCTGTCCTGCAACGAGGCGGCCCTGACGAATGCGGGCAGGACCGATTTCCAGAAAGTCATAGTTGTTTGCATCCTGCAGGTGATAGACCAACCGGACAATCCCCTGCAGACTGTCGCGATGAAGTCGTACCGTGATCTCGGTACCGGACAGCGTGCCCGGACCTGTGAACAGCAATGTTTGATCGGCGAGCGTCAGACGCAGTTCGTCAGGGCCTGCTTCCAGGCTTAGCTCTGCAAGGCTTCCGGCGTGCACAGTGAATGAGTCGGCTAGCACCTGTTCTGCGCCAGGCCCCGGCATCCAGTGCCAGCCACCATCAGGTTGTTGCTCGAACTGCGCAGCGGCCAGTAAGAGGCGAAGCTGTCGGGCCAGGGAGTCACGCTCCGCCTCCAACTCATGCACGGTGGAAACGCCCAGGCCATGTGCAAAGACGAGCTCGGCACCGCGCTCGCCCGTCTGATACAGAAGCCACAGCCCCCCAAGGCCAACCGCTACCAGAAGACCATGCAGCCAGCCAGCGCGTGCCAAAGGATGCCGCCACCAGGCCAGTCCCAACCGGATCAGGGCAAATATGCCAAAAAACCACAACGTACGCTCGGCCCAGTCGGCATGGGCAGAAACGGCTGGAATGACAGATGAGGGTAGGTCAAGGCCGTCGGCGGCTGCTCGCCCGGTCAGGTAAGCCACCAGCGCGCCCAGCGCACCGAGCCCATACAACACGGCCGTCACCCACACCAGTGATTTAGGGCGACGTAGCAGCAACGTCACGAAGTCAAAGCCGACGGCCAGGAAAAGCAGCGCAATTGGAAAATGAACGACCAGGGGATGCAGGTTAGGTGCCCACTCAGGAAGCATTGCCGTCTTCGGGTAGGTGAACAGATACGACTCAGATTGCCATAAAAAAATCGTGAGGGGCTATGGGCAGGCTGTATGCAAACTTAAAATTTGTTAAGCTACCATAGACAGGCCCGGCAGGGCGCATGCCGGCGAAGGGAAGCGTCGGAGCGAAACCCAATGGGGCGCCCTCCGGTTCGATCCAGACCTGTTGGCAGCTAACCGGAAGCCATCATGCAGGAGGTATACATTGTAACGGCCGTACGCACGCCTATCGGAAGGTTTGGCGGTGCGCTCAAGGATTTCCACCCGGCTGATCTGGCTGCGCACGTCATGAAAGCAGCGCTTGAAAAAGCAGGGGTGGAGGGAGAAAAGCTGGATGGATACATCTTTGGTCATGTGCTCCGGGGAGGACATGGCCAGCTTATTCCACGCCAGGCCGCGCTAAAAGCAGGCATTCCCAAGGAAGTAGATGGCGTGGCTGTGGACATGGTCTGCTCATCCGGAATGATGAGTGTCATGACGGCGGCCACTATGATCCGTGCGGGCGAAGCCGACTTGCTGCTGGCCGGTGGCGTGGAGTCGATGTCGCAGGCAGGGTTTTATCTGTCAGCACGGGCCCGCTGGGGGTACAAGTTTCTGCTGGGAGCTCCTGAGCAACTTGTCGATCTGCTGCTCTATGACGGTCTGACCGACCCTATGAGTGGGGAGGCAATGGGTGAGCAGACCGAGCGCCTGGCTGCTGAGCACGGCATCACCCGTGAAGCGCTCGATGAAATTGCCTTGATGTCCCATCAGCGGGCAGCCGAAGCGACCACCCGCTGCTATTTTGCCGAGGAAATCATTCCCATTACCTACCGTGAGCGGCGGGAGACAAAGACGCTCGACCGGGATGAAGGCATTCGGCCTGACACGACGCGGGAAGCGTTGGCTGCCCTGAGGCCGGCCTTCAAAAAGGACGGGGTGCTAACGGCGGGCAACAGTAGCCAGATCAGTGACGGTGCCGCTGCCCTGCTGCTGGCCAGCCGAGCGGCCGTTGACCGTTACGGGTTGCAGCCCATCGCACGTCTGCTCGGAGGCGCCTGGGCAGCCGGTGAACCATGGCGCTTTCCGGAAGCACCCGTTCCGGCGGTCCGACGGCTGCTGGATCGGCTGGGACGCCGCATTGAAGATTTTGACCTGTTTGAGAACAACGAAGCCTTTGCAATTAACAGCATTCTCTTTCACCGCATGCTGGGCGTGCCCTACGAAAAGCTGAACGTGCATGGAGGAGCTATTGCGCTGGGACATCCTATTGGCTGCTCTGGTGCGCGCATCATCGTGACACTTGTGCATGCGCTGCGTCAGCACGGAGGCGCGCTGGGACTGGCTGCGATCTGCCATGGTACAGGAGGGGGGACGGCAGTAGCCGTAGAACGCCTTGCATAGCAGCGGCCCATCCTCTGACGACAGGGGCCTTCGAGCCGTCGGGGAC includes the following:
- a CDS encoding YybH family protein, coding for MLGLSWLLIGLWLAPVPSDTAAVQQTVARFHEALAQGDRATVAQLLLEEVIILEGGRRESKAEYLGHHYGRDVAFLQAMRRSIVWQQVRVAGELAYVSTVSRLQGTFRERSYDLSSAELLVLHRTPDGWRIGAIHWSSRPNR
- a CDS encoding DUF2231 domain-containing protein, encoding MLPEWAPNLHPLVVHFPIALLFLAVGFDFVTLLLRRPKSLVWVTAVLYGLGALGALVAYLTGRAAADGLDLPSSVIPAVSAHADWAERTLWFFGIFALIRLGLAWWRHPLARAGWLHGLLVAVGLGGLWLLYQTGERGAELVFAHGLGVSTVHELEAERDSLARQLRLLLAAAQFEQQPDGGWHWMPGPGAEQVLADSFTVHAGSLAELSLEAGPDELRLTLADQTLLFTGPGTLSGTEITVRLHRDSLQGIVRLVYHLQDANNYDFLEIGPARIRQGRLVAGQERLFDEAPLPETGWLEVRAIAYGTHFRGYVNGQMRVHGHGSAARPGPAGLYLRGSGTIRLRTLTVQPVH
- a CDS encoding DUF72 domain-containing protein, whose protein sequence is MRGRAWIGTSGWAYRHWRGVFYPEEVPSRQWLGYYAQIFDTVELNSTFYHLPRPTTVQRWHDQAPSGFRFAVKVSRLITHQRRLRDCAEALQTFFQAIEPLQEHLGPILYQLPPGLHADLERLEAFTALLPPGYLHVFEFRHRSWFTESVQAFLAQQGLIFCLHDWSRLQVPLWTTGPAVYVRFHGTSGRYAGSYEEATLQQWAHRIHDWLAEGRDVYVYFNNDIDGHAVLNARTLKTLLTTS
- a CDS encoding class I SAM-dependent methyltransferase, which gives rise to MASERVRKRYVHALRFQWLTPAYDTIIKTTTREQRFKQALISQAQLGAGHQVLDVGCGTGTLAIWIKQRHPDVSVTGIDGEPAILAIARQKAQKAGVSVVFKQALAYSLPFPDHCFDRVFSSLLLHHMVWEDKVRTAREVFRVLKPGGTWHVADWGAPAHRIMRLLFFSIQLLDGFEQTRDHVTGRLPELFARAGFQEVQVGPSFSTLYGTLTLYQGRRPLA
- a CDS encoding RNA polymerase sigma factor, with the translated sequence MLTRKIQYPELETLLARGGQQLLTYIQYKVHDPHLAEDILQDSLLKALQAAPNLRSREKLIPWFYRIVQRAIADTYRKHRREQQAYRRYAEAAEEASLSPEDRQMICRCFQELLPTLRPAYRHLIEAIDLNGKRPKEVAQELGITPNNLHVRLHRARRQLRRRLEAACTFCLDHSYFDCAC
- a CDS encoding cupredoxin domain-containing protein — translated: MLALLLVGLGGMLTLALLLGPWPGRRMRLHPGPDGFQEAHIQVGPDGFRPRRIQALAHHPLRLVFHRDPDAPLCARRLHLLSWGRKVLLEETSATRIELPPTAAGTYTFSCMRGRLKGTIQLIEQGANA
- a CDS encoding heavy metal translocating P-type ATPase; translated protein: MTTPDRSHTEHAHHTHKGHTPDHHAHHTAHKATPAAAHHAHAHPDHHAHHDHHAHHAHMVEDFRRRFWISLVLTIPILALSPMIQSFLGLGDALRFPGDLLVLWALSSVVFFYGGWPFLKGLFDELRQRNPGMMTLIAIAIATAYLYSSAVVFGLAGKIFFWELATLIDVMLLGHWIEMRSVLGASRALEELARLMPSEAHKVLPDGTIQDVPLDQLHPGDRVLVRPGEKIPADGVIVEGHTTVNEALLTGESAPVEKKVGDTVIGGAINGEGSLTIEVQKTGAESYLSQVIELVRQAQEAKSRTQDLANRAARWLTIVALGGGGLTLAVWTLLIGQPFDFALERMVTVMVIACPHALGLAVPLVVAVSTALSAQNGLLIRDRTAFENARNLQAVIFDKTGTLTEGRFGVTDTLVFQDSLSEEELLRLAAAVEQHSEHPIARGIVEAVEQPLAADDFQAIPGKGARARVNGQEVLVVSPGYLREHGLAVQDPRVDALAEQGKTVVFVVRDGQVAGAIALADVIRPESREAVRQLKQMGLQVLMLTGDNRRVAAWVAREIGLDDYFAEVLPDQKAAKVREVQQRGLRVAMVGDGINDAPALAQADVGIAIGAGTDVAIETADIVLVRNDPRDVVSILRLSRATYRKMVQNLWWAAGYNIIAIPLAAGVLYKLGLLLGPAVAAVFMSASTVIVSINARFLKVEK
- a CDS encoding cold-shock protein → MSQGTVKWFSAEKGYGFIEQDGGGEDVFVHRTAVAGLGYGEELRKGERLSFEIRRTPKGLQAVNVQRLDR
- a CDS encoding plastocyanin/azurin family copper-binding protein, with product MMTRMILLLGLLVAGGVQAEPVKKVVIEPVGDELKFKQTTFTVAPGQTVQLIFKNTASVMPHNVVVLNTDSPTVVNRVGTAALTDPDYVPDDPAILAFTKVAQPGQTVEVTFKAPDRPGRYRYICTFPGHYTLMQGTMVVSGKATS
- a CDS encoding methyltransferase family protein, translating into MERYDYGLWPLVILASLLFIGFAFWFARPQRRADWRAFGVFSAFIVALFTEMYGVPLTLYLLYGWLGTRYPQLDLFAHENGHLWQVLLGLEGASHLGLLHLLSYGLIGSGLWLVAAAWKVLYQAQRNGTLAVTGPYARIRHPQYAGFILVLIGFLIQWPTLITLVLFPVLVSLYVGLARREEQQLRARFGPAYAAYLAQIPAFVPRPGRRYRPTPVHHPRA
- the nirK gene encoding copper-containing nitrite reductase; this encodes MKASSRRDFLKGLGVAAAGGLITSGLSLEAEGRGRRQARSAAGPMGRRVERVAADPSDIPPPIHRDWPITHNITLRVEEVVAEIEPGVTFNFMTYNGQIPGPMIRVRQGDVVNLTLENPATNRLPHNVDFHAVYGPGGGAAHTLVAPGQSKTIRFRCLYPGAYVYHCAVPDLDYHISSGMFGMILVEPPEGLPPVDREYYLGQHELYTDKQPGEPGHHNFDFDKLFAEKPTYVLFNGAKYGLTAERYGALKAKVGETVRIFLAVGGPNVTSNFHPIGNVLSYVWREGAILSNPERNAQTVAVPPGSCGIFHMRLPVPGPVKLVDHALTRVARKGLLAVLEVEGPEQPDIYNPNPA
- a CDS encoding thiolase family protein is translated as MQEVYIVTAVRTPIGRFGGALKDFHPADLAAHVMKAALEKAGVEGEKLDGYIFGHVLRGGHGQLIPRQAALKAGIPKEVDGVAVDMVCSSGMMSVMTAATMIRAGEADLLLAGGVESMSQAGFYLSARARWGYKFLLGAPEQLVDLLLYDGLTDPMSGEAMGEQTERLAAEHGITREALDEIALMSHQRAAEATTRCYFAEEIIPITYRERRETKTLDRDEGIRPDTTREALAALRPAFKKDGVLTAGNSSQISDGAAALLLASRAAVDRYGLQPIARLLGGAWAAGEPWRFPEAPVPAVRRLLDRLGRRIEDFDLFENNEAFAINSILFHRMLGVPYEKLNVHGGAIALGHPIGCSGARIIVTLVHALRQHGGALGLAAICHGTGGGTAVAVERLA
- a CDS encoding NAD(P)/FAD-dependent oxidoreductase → MNTRADVQVIGAGPAGLTAAITLARAGVKVDVFEQAPDVGARFHGDFQGLENWSTDEDVLDFLAALGLETNFQCVPYTEGVFYDPSLEGFPIRTQRPWFYLITRGPHPGSLDQGLKQQALEAGAALHFRQRVERITGGPVIVATGPYAADAIARGLVFETDHPDACYGFLDDRIAPRGYAYLLVHRGRATLATCLFDDFPLARVYFERTLETVSRVVRMPVRNPRVFGGYVNFAVRDTWTRGNRVYFVGERAGFQDALWGFGLRYALWSGYLAARAILEQADYNAWCRQYLVPWLQTSLVNRLLYNQLGNHGYRWMLQHLSQSDVLQELRRQYQPSKFKQRLYRVARHRLFPTLREQACRETECTCLWCRHGKHVDHASLQQCVPPYLTAAF